The sequence AGCTTTCAATCCCGGTGGCGGCAGGGGCACAAAGCGGAGAGGTCCTGTCGGAAAACCCTCTTCTGGTAAACGCGGGCGGTACCGCCCTTAAGCTTGTCACGGTGCAACTCGATGGAGAAGACGAGATGGGCGGCGAAACCTTCGCGGTCCGGCATAGTTTGAAAAACAGAATATTAGGAGGCAATCAGTGAGAATACTTATTCTCGGAGTGAACGGATTTATCGGAAATGCCCTGACCGCAAGGATCTTAAGCGACCGGGATTGGGAAATTTACGGAATGGACATAAGAAACGACAAGCTCGACGCATGCCTCGGACACGAGCGGTTCCATTTTGTCGAGGGCGATATTTCCATAAATAAAGAATGGATTGAATACAACGTAAAGAAATGCGATGTCATAATGCCCCTCGTGGCCATCGCCACTCCCGCCACCTATGTGCGGGAGCCCCTTAAAGTCTTCGAGCTCGATTTCGAGCAGAACCTGAATATCGTGAGGCTCTGCGTCAAGTATGACAAGCGGCTCCTCTTTCCCTCCACGTCCGAAGTGTACGGCATGTGCCCGGAAGAGCAATTCGATGAGGATGAAAGCCCGCTCGTTACCGGCCCCATCAACAAGCAAAGGTGGATCTACAGCTCATCGAAGCAGCTCCTCGACCGCGTGATATGGGCCTACGGTTTTCAGCGAGGCCTGAGATTCACCCTTTTCCGGCCTTTTAACTGGATAGGCCCGAAACTTGACGAGCTGATCACAGACACGGAGAAGGAGGGCAGCTCCCGCGTGGTGACCCAGTTTATCAGCAGCCTTCTTCTGGCCGAGCCAATACGGCTCGTGGACGGCGGTTTGCAGAAGAGATGCTTCACCTATATAGAC comes from Syntrophorhabdaceae bacterium and encodes:
- a CDS encoding bifunctional UDP-4-keto-pentose/UDP-xylose synthase, encoding MRILILGVNGFIGNALTARILSDRDWEIYGMDIRNDKLDACLGHERFHFVEGDISINKEWIEYNVKKCDVIMPLVAIATPATYVREPLKVFELDFEQNLNIVRLCVKYDKRLLFPSTSEVYGMCPEEQFDEDESPLVTGPINKQRWIYSSSKQLLDRVIWAYGFQRGLRFTLFRPFNWIGPKLDELITDTEKEGSSRVVTQFISSLLLAEPIRLVDGGLQKRCFTYIDDGIECLIKIIENSGNKCDGQIFNIGNPANEATVKELAEKLKALFMSHPSTAHFTKFSEITEVFSKEFYGEGYQDIDRRVPSIKKAREIIGWEPKVDLDTALRKTLEYYLESNLKAGC